The following proteins are co-located in the Paenibacillus sp. JNUCC32 genome:
- the aroB gene encoding 3-dehydroquinate synthase — translation MRTLHVELGERSYPIYIGAGILNTLGELSAKHGITRKSPHLIVTDDQVAPHYLAQVEEQLKSEGYTVISHIVPSGESSKSLQVYEEVMTTAINGKLDRSSAVFALGGGVVGDLAGFVAATYMRGVTFVQIPTTILAHDSSVGGKVAVNHPLAKNMIGAFHQPVMVVYDVNTLMSLPAREVSSGLAEMVKHGLILDRDFAYWCRENGSKLLSLEPEALIYGLERGCAIKADVVSQDEREGGLRAILNLGHTIGHAIEAVGGYGRFLHGEAIAIGMAGSARLAEKLGRPADLHEETVSMLKAVNLPVILPDDVSVDRIMDAMQHDKKFAEGQMVFIVPESIGSVSIVKDVPVEAVRSVVEQLKGEG, via the coding sequence ATGAGGACATTACATGTGGAACTGGGAGAGCGTTCCTATCCGATTTATATCGGTGCGGGGATATTGAATACCCTTGGCGAGCTGAGCGCGAAGCATGGCATAACCCGCAAGAGCCCGCATCTGATCGTAACGGATGATCAAGTGGCGCCTCACTATTTGGCGCAAGTGGAGGAGCAGCTGAAATCGGAAGGGTACACGGTCATATCCCATATCGTCCCTTCCGGCGAGTCCTCCAAGTCGCTACAGGTCTATGAAGAGGTTATGACCACGGCCATCAACGGCAAGCTGGACCGCAGCTCGGCTGTCTTCGCGCTGGGCGGAGGCGTTGTGGGCGATTTGGCCGGATTCGTTGCGGCGACATACATGCGCGGCGTGACGTTTGTTCAGATCCCGACCACGATCCTTGCCCATGACAGCAGCGTAGGCGGCAAAGTGGCGGTGAACCATCCTCTGGCCAAAAATATGATCGGCGCTTTTCATCAGCCCGTCATGGTGGTTTATGACGTGAATACGCTGATGTCGCTCCCGGCGCGCGAGGTGTCTTCAGGCCTTGCGGAAATGGTGAAGCATGGCTTGATCCTGGACCGGGATTTTGCCTATTGGTGCCGGGAGAACGGCTCCAAGCTGCTGAGCCTGGAACCGGAAGCTTTGATCTACGGCCTGGAGCGCGGCTGCGCGATCAAGGCGGACGTGGTATCCCAGGATGAGCGGGAAGGCGGCCTGCGCGCCATTCTTAATCTGGGGCATACCATTGGCCATGCCATCGAAGCCGTTGGCGGTTACGGCCGATTCTTGCACGGCGAGGCGATTGCAATCGGCATGGCGGGATCGGCCCGACTTGCTGAGAAGCTTGGCAGACCTGCGGATCTGCACGAAGAGACGGTGAGCATGCTGAAGGCGGTGAATCTGCCGGTAATCTTGCCGGATGACGTCTCGGTCGATCGCATCATGGATGCCATGCAGCATGATAAGAAGTTCGCCGAGGGGCAAATGGTATTTATCGTTCCGGAATCCATCGGTTCCGTCAGCATCGTTAAGGATGTACCGGTAGAAGCTGTTCGATCCGTGGTCGAACAGTTGAAGGGAGAGGGATAG
- a CDS encoding UbiX family flavin prenyltransferase — protein MKSMRRKSWVVGITGASGSIYGVRLTETLLSLGYDVQLIISNAGWRVLKEEMGFQAGNREEVLAEKFGGFEGNVIYHPISDIGATIASGSYLVEGMIIMPCSMGTLSSVAHGSSDNLMGRAADVMMKEGRPLVLVPRETPLHAIHLENMLTLAKLGVKIIPAMPAFYHGPKTIDDIVHFLVGKVLDSLRIEHELYTRWGD, from the coding sequence ATGAAATCCATGCGCAGAAAGAGCTGGGTTGTCGGCATTACGGGGGCCAGCGGCAGCATATACGGGGTTCGTCTAACGGAGACCCTGCTCTCGCTGGGCTACGATGTGCAATTGATTATCTCTAATGCGGGCTGGCGCGTGCTGAAGGAGGAAATGGGCTTTCAGGCGGGCAACCGCGAGGAAGTGCTGGCCGAGAAATTCGGCGGTTTCGAGGGGAACGTGATATACCATCCGATCTCCGACATCGGAGCTACGATTGCCAGCGGCTCTTACCTGGTGGAAGGCATGATTATCATGCCATGCTCGATGGGCACGTTATCCTCAGTGGCGCACGGATCTTCCGATAACCTGATGGGCCGCGCCGCCGACGTCATGATGAAGGAGGGCCGTCCCCTGGTGCTTGTCCCGAGAGAAACGCCGCTGCATGCCATTCACCTGGAGAACATGCTGACGCTGGCCAAGCTTGGGGTCAAAATCATTCCGGCGATGCCAGCCTTCTATCACGGACCGAAAACGATTGATGATATCGTCCATTTTCTGGTCGGCAAGGTATTGGACAGCTTACGCATCGAACATGAATTGTACACCAGATGGGGTGACTAG
- the aroC gene encoding chorismate synthase, producing the protein MSLRFLTAGETHGPQLTTIIEGLPSNLELDFDALNFQLHRRQKGYGRGRRMQIEKDTAQILGGVRHGYTTGAPLALVVQNNDWKHWQNIMNVEPIEGNDEAKRRVHRPRPGHADLNGGLKYNLKDLRNVLERSSARETTVRVAVGAIARQFLAQFGVKVAGQVIRIGEIEAPPHNLSIDELIERTEASSVRVVDEETEKKMEAYIDEIKKEGDSIGGIVECIIEGLPVGLGSHVQYDRKLDGRIAQGVMSINAFKGVEVGIGFEAGELRGSQVHDEIMYSEERGYHRATNRLGGFEGGMTNGMPIVVRGVMKPIPTLYKPLQSVDIDTKEAFTAQVERSDACAVPAASVVMEHVVTWEVAKAFLEKFGGDSMEEIHANYQNYLKQLENY; encoded by the coding sequence ATGAGCTTACGGTTTTTAACCGCTGGGGAGACGCACGGACCTCAGCTGACAACTATAATCGAAGGGCTTCCAAGCAACTTGGAGCTTGATTTCGACGCACTGAACTTTCAGCTCCATCGTAGACAGAAGGGGTACGGCCGGGGACGCCGCATGCAGATCGAGAAGGATACCGCGCAAATCCTTGGCGGTGTGCGCCACGGCTATACAACCGGTGCGCCGCTCGCGCTGGTCGTCCAGAATAACGATTGGAAGCATTGGCAGAACATTATGAACGTGGAGCCGATTGAGGGCAACGACGAGGCGAAGAGACGGGTTCATCGTCCAAGACCGGGTCATGCCGACCTGAACGGCGGATTGAAGTACAACCTGAAGGATCTGCGTAACGTGCTGGAACGCTCCAGCGCCCGTGAAACCACGGTCCGCGTTGCCGTTGGCGCTATCGCCAGACAATTCCTGGCGCAGTTTGGCGTCAAAGTGGCTGGCCAGGTCATCCGGATCGGCGAAATCGAGGCTCCCCCGCACAATCTTTCGATCGATGAGCTGATCGAGCGTACGGAAGCTTCTTCGGTTCGCGTGGTAGACGAAGAGACCGAGAAGAAGATGGAAGCCTACATAGACGAGATCAAAAAAGAAGGCGACTCCATCGGCGGCATCGTGGAATGCATCATCGAAGGATTGCCGGTCGGATTGGGCAGCCATGTCCAATATGACCGCAAGCTGGATGGACGCATCGCGCAGGGCGTGATGTCGATTAACGCTTTTAAGGGCGTTGAGGTAGGCATCGGATTCGAAGCAGGCGAGCTGCGCGGCTCCCAGGTGCATGACGAGATTATGTACAGCGAGGAGCGCGGATACCACCGTGCGACCAACCGCCTGGGCGGATTCGAGGGCGGGATGACAAACGGCATGCCGATCGTCGTGCGCGGCGTCATGAAGCCGATTCCGACGCTGTACAAGCCGCTTCAAAGCGTGGATATCGACACGAAGGAAGCTTTTACGGCTCAGGTTGAACGCTCGGATGCCTGTGCGGTTCCGGCAGCAAGCGTCGTGATGGAGCACGTTGTGACCTGGGAGGTAGCTAAGGCGTTCCTTGAGAAGTTCGGCGGCGATTCGATGGAGGAAATCCATGCGAATTACCAAAACTACCTGAAACAGCTGGAGAACTACTGA
- the trpD gene encoding anthranilate phosphoribosyltransferase — translation MNVMETMQSSLSKLIGGQDLSRDEARGVMQTIMEGHATHSQIGALLTALRMKGETVEEITGFAEAMRGAGGRVVTERNQLLDTCGTGGSGIHKFNISTVSAIISSSVSVRVAKHGNRSASGRAGSADVLEALGVNIHLTAEQATACLNDIGICFLFAQIYHPSMKHAAAPRKELGVRTVFNMLGPLTNPAGADRQMLGIYDMNKTETIAQVLKELGLKRAMVVTSHDGLDEISVSAPTRVSELRGGEVRTYDIHPHDLGLSVHPMNDILGGDAQENAAIIGSVLRGERSAYRDIVLANAGACIYVSGLADSLAEGVQRAAGAIDSGLAQSKLEQLISRTGEMSYVS, via the coding sequence ATGAACGTGATGGAGACGATGCAATCCAGCCTTTCAAAGCTGATCGGCGGTCAGGATCTGAGCCGGGACGAGGCCCGCGGGGTGATGCAGACGATAATGGAAGGCCATGCGACCCATTCTCAAATCGGCGCGCTGCTGACGGCCTTAAGAATGAAGGGAGAAACCGTAGAAGAGATAACCGGTTTTGCCGAAGCGATGAGAGGCGCGGGCGGACGTGTCGTTACCGAGCGGAACCAGCTGCTCGATACATGCGGCACCGGAGGATCCGGCATTCACAAGTTTAACATTTCTACCGTATCCGCCATTATCTCCTCCTCGGTTTCGGTCAGAGTGGCCAAACACGGCAACCGATCGGCATCGGGCCGGGCGGGCAGCGCCGATGTGCTGGAAGCGCTTGGCGTCAATATCCACTTGACCGCAGAACAAGCCACAGCCTGCCTGAACGATATCGGAATCTGCTTCCTGTTTGCCCAAATTTATCATCCGTCAATGAAACATGCGGCTGCTCCTCGCAAAGAGCTCGGGGTCCGGACCGTATTTAACATGCTGGGGCCACTGACGAACCCGGCGGGCGCGGACCGGCAGATGCTCGGGATATACGATATGAACAAAACGGAAACCATTGCGCAGGTCCTCAAAGAGCTCGGTTTGAAGCGAGCCATGGTAGTGACCAGCCACGATGGGCTGGATGAAATCAGCGTCTCGGCGCCTACCCGGGTATCGGAGCTCCGGGGCGGAGAAGTCCGCACTTATGATATCCACCCCCATGATTTGGGGCTGTCGGTTCATCCGATGAACGATATCCTGGGCGGCGATGCACAAGAGAATGCGGCCATCATCGGCTCGGTACTGCGCGGAGAACGCAGTGCTTATCGGGACATCGTGCTTGCCAATGCCGGTGCCTGCATCTATGTATCGGGACTTGCGGATAGTTTGGCCGAAGGCGTGCAGCGTGCAGCGGGAGCGATTGATTCCGGGCTGGCGCAGTCCAAGTTGGAGCAGCTGATCTCAAGAACGGGGGAAATGAGTTATGTATCTTGA
- a CDS encoding polyprenyl synthetase family protein: protein MKRFDIFGTLKKDMDVIERELYLSVEGDSPELTETSLHLLRAGGKRLRPVFVLMGGKFGDYDIDKLKHVAVPLELIHSASLVHDDVIDDADTRRGKPTVKAKWDNRIAMYTGDYIYGKALQLTTHLKQPEIHQILAKAMVEMSIGEMEQIRDFFNTEQDVRRYLLRIRRKTSLLIAVSCQLGALAADADRKVANSLYRFGYNVGMAFQIQDDLLDLCGTEKQIGKPPGSDMRQGNITLPVIFALEDSQRREPLLQELERIHALNGQCDVSGAVKLVTSSEGISRSEALADRYIGKALAALDTLPDIKTKKQLRDIANFITKRSY from the coding sequence ATGAAACGATTTGACATATTCGGAACATTAAAAAAAGATATGGACGTTATCGAGAGGGAGCTCTACCTCAGCGTCGAAGGCGACAGTCCCGAGCTGACAGAGACTTCCCTGCATCTGCTTAGAGCAGGCGGCAAGCGCCTCCGTCCCGTTTTTGTCCTGATGGGCGGCAAATTCGGCGACTATGACATTGATAAGCTGAAGCATGTGGCCGTGCCGCTGGAGCTGATCCACAGCGCTTCCCTCGTTCATGACGACGTGATTGACGATGCGGACACGCGGCGCGGCAAACCCACGGTGAAGGCCAAGTGGGACAACCGGATCGCCATGTATACCGGCGATTATATTTATGGCAAGGCGCTCCAGTTGACGACTCACCTGAAACAGCCTGAAATTCATCAGATTCTGGCCAAGGCCATGGTTGAGATGTCCATTGGCGAAATGGAGCAGATACGTGATTTCTTTAATACCGAACAGGACGTCAGAAGATATCTTCTCCGCATCCGCCGCAAGACGTCGCTCCTGATTGCCGTCAGCTGCCAGCTCGGCGCGTTGGCTGCGGATGCGGACCGCAAGGTGGCCAACAGCCTGTATCGATTCGGATATAATGTCGGCATGGCATTTCAGATTCAGGACGATCTCCTGGATCTGTGCGGGACGGAGAAGCAGATTGGCAAGCCCCCGGGGAGCGATATGAGACAGGGAAACATTACGCTGCCCGTCATTTTCGCTCTCGAGGACAGCCAGCGGAGAGAGCCGCTGCTGCAGGAGCTGGAACGGATTCATGCACTAAATGGCCAGTGCGATGTATCGGGCGCCGTAAAGCTTGTAACCTCAAGCGAAGGCATATCGAGATCCGAGGCGCTGGCTGATCGGTATATAGGTAAAGCATTGGCTGCATTGGATACGCTGCCTGACATCAAGACCAAAAAACAGCTTAGAGATATCGCAAATTTTATTACAAAGCGGTCATATTAG
- a CDS encoding CheR family methyltransferase → MTEHEPVLEDPDYIGFVRSIERSTGINLADYKEAQMKRRLTTLRMKKGFETFSAFYDAMMKDKPLFHEFLDRMTINVSEFWRNPNRWEVLRDKILPELAKQNPGVLKVWSAACSTGEEPYTLAMILAEQNMLGRARIMATDIDDGALHKAKEGLYVERSLKDVPSGVAARYFKEEGSLYRFSENLKKEVSFHKQNLLTDRFEAGHDLIVCRNVMIYFTEGAKHKLYQKFAASLKPGGFLFVGSTEQIFNPGQYGLESNETFFYRKIQ, encoded by the coding sequence ATGACGGAACATGAACCAGTACTGGAGGATCCCGATTATATCGGCTTTGTTCGCAGCATCGAGCGAAGCACGGGGATCAACCTTGCCGATTACAAGGAAGCGCAGATGAAGCGAAGGCTGACGACGCTGCGCATGAAGAAGGGGTTTGAAACCTTTTCGGCCTTTTACGATGCGATGATGAAGGACAAGCCGCTCTTTCATGAGTTTTTGGACCGGATGACAATTAACGTCTCGGAGTTTTGGCGCAACCCGAACCGGTGGGAAGTGCTCCGGGACAAAATATTGCCGGAGCTGGCCAAGCAGAATCCCGGGGTGTTGAAGGTTTGGAGCGCTGCCTGCTCGACCGGCGAAGAGCCCTATACGCTTGCCATGATCCTGGCGGAACAAAACATGCTGGGCCGGGCGCGCATCATGGCGACCGATATCGACGACGGTGCGTTACATAAAGCGAAGGAAGGCCTGTATGTCGAGAGGTCACTCAAGGACGTCCCTTCCGGAGTAGCCGCCCGCTATTTTAAGGAAGAGGGCTCGCTGTATCGATTCAGCGAGAACTTGAAGAAGGAGGTCTCCTTCCACAAGCAGAATCTGCTTACGGACCGGTTCGAAGCCGGGCATGATCTGATTGTCTGCCGGAACGTGATGATTTATTTCACGGAAGGGGCCAAGCACAAGCTGTATCAGAAATTTGCCGCGAGCCTGAAGCCGGGCGGGTTTCTGTTTGTGGGCAGCACCGAACAGATCTTTAATCCGGGGCAGTACGGCCTGGAAAGCAACGAGACCTTTTTCTACCGTAAAATTCAATAG
- the aroH gene encoding chorismate mutase encodes MMNRGIRGATTVTRNDEQEIVQETLRLLEEMVRRNELQPEYISNIWITMTQDLDATFPAKAIRQLEGWDLVPLMCSVEIPVQGSLPRCIRFMVQVNTDKSQSEIKHVYLNEAKRLRPDLSGSNA; translated from the coding sequence ATGATGAATCGGGGAATCCGGGGGGCGACAACCGTCACCCGCAACGATGAGCAGGAGATCGTACAGGAGACGCTGCGTCTGCTGGAAGAGATGGTGAGACGCAACGAGCTACAGCCTGAATATATCAGCAACATATGGATTACGATGACGCAGGATTTGGATGCAACGTTCCCGGCCAAGGCGATACGCCAGCTGGAGGGCTGGGATCTCGTCCCTTTGATGTGTTCGGTTGAAATCCCCGTTCAGGGCAGTTTGCCGCGCTGCATCCGGTTTATGGTGCAGGTCAATACGGACAAAAGCCAGAGCGAGATCAAGCATGTGTATTTGAACGAAGCCAAGCGGCTGCGTCCGGATTTATCGGGCTCCAACGCTTGA
- a CDS encoding demethylmenaquinone methyltransferase encodes MDNQTTKLDAIKHDGKNPKEQYVHSVFESISGKYDLMNDILSFRRHKAWRKYTMKKMNMRHGDTAIDLCCGTCDWTISMAQASESGHIVGLDFSEGMLNVGREKVAKHGLEPQIELVQGNAMSLPFEDNQFDYATIGFGLRNVPDYMQVLHEMKRVVKPGGMVVCLELSKPTWQPFKGIYYFYFQQVLPRMGKLVAKRYEQYKWLPESLALFPGREELAEAFRQTGLQQVQAFPLTGGIAALHIGIKENLDV; translated from the coding sequence GTGGATAATCAAACAACCAAGTTAGACGCAATCAAGCATGACGGCAAAAATCCGAAAGAGCAGTACGTCCATTCCGTCTTCGAAAGCATATCGGGCAAATACGACCTGATGAACGACATTCTCAGCTTTCGAAGACATAAAGCCTGGCGCAAGTATACGATGAAAAAGATGAACATGCGCCATGGCGATACGGCCATCGACCTATGCTGCGGAACTTGCGACTGGACGATTAGCATGGCCCAGGCAAGTGAATCCGGACACATAGTCGGACTCGACTTCAGTGAGGGGATGCTGAACGTCGGCCGGGAGAAGGTTGCCAAGCATGGACTCGAACCACAGATCGAGCTGGTTCAGGGAAACGCCATGAGCCTGCCGTTCGAAGATAACCAATTCGATTACGCGACGATCGGTTTCGGTCTTCGCAATGTGCCGGATTACATGCAGGTTCTGCATGAGATGAAACGCGTGGTTAAGCCCGGCGGGATGGTGGTATGTCTCGAACTGTCCAAGCCGACTTGGCAGCCGTTCAAAGGCATTTATTATTTTTATTTCCAACAAGTGCTGCCTCGGATGGGGAAACTGGTAGCCAAGCGTTATGAGCAGTATAAATGGCTGCCCGAATCGCTGGCTTTGTTCCCGGGACGAGAGGAGTTAGCCGAAGCTTTCCGTCAGACCGGACTTCAACAGGTTCAGGCCTTTCCCTTGACTGGTGGCATAGCAGCCTTACATATTGGGATCAAGGAGAATCTGGATGTTTAA
- the trpC gene encoding indole-3-glycerol phosphate synthase TrpC, which translates to MYLDRIVETKRNEVAQLRETFSISEAERQIADLPPTLGFEKALSMGRKRSMGLIAEVKKASPSKGLIRPDFDPVMIAKAYEAADADCLSVLTDKDYFQGSGEYLQAVRAAVNIPLLRKDFIIDETQIYEARLLGADAVLLIASILAPQRIAEFIDVAGSIGLDCLIEVHDGQELESVLGLGTARLIGINNRNLRTFETSLQTTADIAAQVPQEVTLISESGISSPADISYLHYVGAHGVLVGEHFMRQQDVFRAVNDLMGPLPIAADME; encoded by the coding sequence ATGTATCTTGATCGAATCGTAGAAACGAAACGCAATGAGGTTGCACAGCTGCGAGAAACGTTCAGCATCTCGGAAGCAGAGAGGCAAATAGCGGATTTGCCTCCGACTCTCGGGTTTGAGAAGGCGTTGTCCATGGGACGCAAACGCAGCATGGGGTTAATTGCCGAGGTCAAAAAGGCTTCGCCCTCCAAAGGGTTGATTCGTCCCGACTTTGACCCGGTTATGATCGCCAAGGCTTACGAAGCAGCCGATGCCGATTGTCTGTCCGTGCTGACGGATAAGGACTACTTTCAGGGAAGCGGAGAATATCTGCAAGCGGTAAGGGCGGCCGTCAACATCCCGCTGCTGCGCAAAGATTTCATTATCGACGAGACTCAGATTTACGAAGCGCGCCTGCTGGGTGCGGACGCCGTTCTCTTGATTGCGAGCATCCTTGCGCCGCAGCGTATAGCGGAGTTCATTGACGTTGCAGGCTCGATCGGGTTGGATTGCCTGATTGAGGTTCACGACGGGCAAGAGCTGGAATCGGTACTCGGACTGGGAACGGCCCGTCTGATCGGGATTAACAACCGTAATCTGCGGACCTTTGAAACCTCATTGCAGACAACGGCAGATATCGCGGCGCAGGTTCCGCAGGAAGTGACGCTGATCAGCGAAAGCGGAATATCGAGCCCGGCCGACATTTCCTACTTGCATTATGTGGGAGCACACGGGGTTCTGGTCGGGGAACATTTCATGCGCCAACAGGACGTGTTCCGTGCTGTGAACGATCTGATGGGACCGCTGCCGATAGCTGCAGACATGGAATAA
- a CDS encoding UbiA-like polyprenyltransferase: MFKKIGTYLEMIKVEHTLFALPFAFMGAILGSAVVFDRLPSWGDIGWIFLAMFGARSAAFGLNRLTDQHIDAKNPRTANRAIPAGLLKPLEVIIFIILSFAVFFWATYMLDPFAFRLLPIAIFMLIIYSFTKRFTWLCHLVLGLTTALAPLGGWVAVTGQIDWKAMVFYIALAFWTGGFDIVYACQDEKFDAKERLYSIPSRFGLHKALWFARGFHVVTAVGFIVLFFVTPVGWWYLAGMVIACGILFYQHYILSPNDMSRLQTAFFTMNSTLSIILFVFTLIDLVVRYI; this comes from the coding sequence ATGTTTAAGAAAATAGGAACTTATCTTGAAATGATTAAAGTGGAGCATACGCTGTTTGCTCTGCCTTTCGCTTTTATGGGGGCGATTCTAGGATCGGCCGTCGTGTTTGACCGATTACCGTCCTGGGGAGATATCGGTTGGATCTTTCTTGCCATGTTCGGTGCGCGAAGCGCAGCTTTCGGACTCAACCGGCTCACCGACCAACATATCGATGCCAAGAACCCCCGCACGGCTAATCGCGCCATTCCGGCAGGCCTGCTGAAGCCGCTGGAGGTCATCATATTTATTATTCTGTCTTTCGCCGTGTTTTTCTGGGCTACTTACATGCTGGACCCGTTTGCTTTCCGTTTGCTGCCTATCGCTATTTTCATGCTTATCATTTATTCCTTTACCAAACGGTTCACATGGCTTTGCCATCTGGTGCTCGGGCTTACAACGGCGCTTGCACCGCTGGGCGGATGGGTTGCGGTAACCGGTCAAATCGACTGGAAGGCGATGGTGTTTTATATCGCGCTTGCGTTTTGGACAGGCGGATTTGATATCGTTTATGCATGCCAAGACGAGAAGTTTGATGCAAAAGAAAGGCTGTACTCGATTCCTTCCCGGTTCGGCCTGCACAAAGCGCTCTGGTTCGCTCGCGGGTTCCACGTCGTTACGGCTGTCGGTTTTATCGTTCTTTTCTTTGTAACGCCGGTGGGCTGGTGGTATTTGGCGGGCATGGTGATCGCTTGCGGAATTTTGTTCTACCAGCACTACATCTTGTCGCCAAATGATATGAGCCGCCTGCAAACCGCGTTCTTTACCATGAACAGTACGCTGAGCATCATTCTGTTCGTATTCACTCTCATTGATTTGGTGGTGCGTTATATCTGA
- the trpE gene encoding anthranilate synthase component I, which yields MANPSMEQVVAMAGDYNLIPVAIRLLADMETPIRIFQRYAERKRAFLLESVEGGVQWARYSFIGTDPFLMITGKKGKIEIEKNGERSLLEGKPVEELKALLRTYRSPQLKEMPPFTGGAIGFFGYDLLQYYEKLPAHAMDDLGMDDIRFMFCDQVIVFDRVKQQIMLVGNVHVKPGDSDDTIRQTYMDVCRTLEAAAEQLQDQGPRENVNSRGIPADVDMGDIKSNMTKEKYLSNVEQAKEYIRAGDIFQVVLSQRFHIETEVSPLHVYRVLRTMNPSPYMYYLKMDDDIIVGTSPEALVKVDGRRLETRPIAGTRPRGSNEAEDQALADDLLQDEKERAEHLMLVDLGRNDLGRVSEFGTVKCDTFMEIEKYSHVMHMVSSVSGQLSENKDFFDAFLSCLPAGTVSGAPKLRAMEIIAELEREARGAYAGAIGYLGFGGNMDSCITIRTIIFRQGKAYVQAGAGIVWDSVPEKEYEETMNKAKGMLKAIRVAEAMFPSSTGANDLINQDYLYQYTP from the coding sequence ATGGCGAATCCATCAATGGAGCAAGTGGTGGCAATGGCAGGTGATTACAACCTGATTCCGGTAGCGATCAGACTGTTAGCCGATATGGAAACCCCGATTCGCATTTTTCAGCGCTATGCGGAGCGGAAACGGGCATTTTTACTAGAGAGCGTTGAGGGCGGCGTACAGTGGGCACGGTATTCGTTCATCGGAACAGACCCCTTCTTAATGATAACGGGTAAAAAAGGAAAGATCGAGATTGAAAAGAACGGGGAACGTTCCTTGCTGGAAGGCAAGCCCGTCGAGGAGCTCAAAGCGCTGCTGCGTACGTACCGCAGCCCGCAGCTGAAGGAGATGCCTCCTTTTACCGGAGGGGCCATCGGATTTTTTGGATATGATCTGCTTCAATATTACGAGAAGCTGCCTGCACACGCGATGGATGATCTCGGGATGGATGATATCCGGTTCATGTTTTGCGATCAAGTCATTGTCTTCGACCGCGTGAAGCAGCAGATCATGCTGGTCGGCAACGTGCACGTGAAACCCGGAGATTCGGACGACACCATCCGTCAGACCTATATGGATGTATGCCGTACCCTGGAAGCGGCGGCCGAACAGCTGCAGGATCAGGGGCCGCGGGAGAACGTGAACTCCAGAGGCATCCCGGCCGATGTCGACATGGGCGATATTAAATCCAACATGACCAAAGAGAAGTATCTCTCCAATGTGGAGCAAGCGAAGGAATATATTCGTGCAGGCGACATTTTTCAAGTTGTGTTGTCCCAGCGCTTCCATATCGAGACCGAAGTATCGCCGCTTCACGTCTACCGGGTGCTGAGAACGATGAATCCTTCGCCGTACATGTATTATCTCAAAATGGACGACGACATTATCGTGGGAACGTCTCCTGAAGCCTTGGTGAAGGTGGATGGACGAAGGCTGGAAACAAGACCGATCGCGGGCACAAGGCCGAGGGGCAGCAACGAAGCCGAAGACCAGGCGCTGGCGGATGATCTGCTGCAGGACGAGAAGGAACGCGCGGAGCATTTGATGCTGGTGGATCTCGGCCGCAACGATCTGGGCCGCGTATCGGAGTTCGGCACGGTGAAATGCGATACGTTCATGGAGATTGAAAAATACTCCCACGTGATGCATATGGTATCCAGCGTATCCGGCCAGCTGAGCGAGAATAAGGATTTCTTTGATGCTTTTCTGTCCTGTTTGCCGGCAGGAACGGTATCCGGAGCTCCGAAACTGCGGGCAATGGAGATCATTGCCGAATTGGAGCGGGAAGCGAGAGGCGCATATGCCGGGGCTATCGGTTATCTGGGCTTTGGAGGCAATATGGATTCCTGCATTACGATCCGCACGATCATTTTTCGCCAGGGCAAAGCTTATGTTCAGGCAGGGGCCGGAATCGTATGGGACTCGGTTCCCGAGAAGGAGTATGAGGAAACCATGAATAAAGCCAAAGGGATGCTGAAGGCGATCCGCGTCGCGGAAGCGATGTTTCCGTCCAGCACGGGGGCCAACGACTTAATCAATCAGGATTATCTGTATCAATATACACCTTAA
- the ndk gene encoding nucleoside-diphosphate kinase: MERTFLMIKPDGVQRGLIGRIVGRLEDKGFKLVAGKFMQISDELAKRHYAEHEGKDFFDNLVGFITSGPVFAMVWEGDDIIALSRQVIGKTNVKDALPGTIRGDFSAHTPHNLIHGSDSPESAQREIANFFDDRELVEYNKTLSPWL; the protein is encoded by the coding sequence ATGGAACGTACTTTTTTAATGATTAAACCCGATGGTGTGCAGCGTGGGCTGATCGGCCGAATCGTCGGCCGTTTGGAGGATAAAGGATTCAAGCTGGTTGCGGGCAAGTTTATGCAGATTTCGGACGAGCTGGCCAAGCGCCATTATGCGGAACATGAAGGCAAGGATTTTTTCGATAACCTGGTAGGGTTCATCACGTCCGGACCGGTGTTTGCGATGGTTTGGGAAGGTGACGACATCATCGCTTTGTCTCGCCAGGTCATCGGCAAAACGAATGTGAAGGATGCGCTGCCAGGTACGATACGCGGGGATTTTTCAGCCCATACGCCGCATAATCTGATTCACGGATCGGATTCGCCTGAAAGCGCGCAGCGCGAGATCGCCAATTTTTTTGATGATCGGGAATTGGTTGAGTACAACAAGACGCTGTCCCCTTGGCTGTAA